A region from the Bacteroidota bacterium genome encodes:
- a CDS encoding class I SAM-dependent methyltransferase, which produces MSAANEYLTAAHANAYLQNADGIPHRHEGEQVVLELLPAGPPCSAIVSSFAIHHVSDERKATLYREIYDRLEPGGMFCNLEHVASPTQKLHEDFYIALGTTADQGDPSNICASVHDQLGWLRNIGFEDVDCFWKWRELALLAGTKPRD; this is translated from the coding sequence ATGTCTGCAGCTAATGAGTACCTGACAGCCGCACACGCCAATGCGTATCTGCAAAATGCAGATGGTATCCCACATCGCCATGAAGGCGAGCAGGTTGTCCTGGAGCTGTTGCCGGCGGGCCCGCCTTGTAGTGCCATTGTATCAAGCTTTGCCATTCATCACGTGTCGGATGAACGGAAAGCGACGCTCTATCGGGAAATTTACGACAGGCTCGAACCTGGCGGCATGTTTTGCAACCTCGAACACGTTGCCTCGCCAACGCAGAAGCTGCACGAGGACTTTTACATAGCGCTCGGTACAACCGCAGATCAGGGCGATCCGTCAAATATTTGCGCAAGCGTCCACGACCAATTGGGCTGGCTACGTAACATCGGGTTTGAAGATGTGGACTGCTTCTGGAAATGGCGCGAACTGGCATTGCTTGCCGGCACCAAGCCGCGCGATTAA
- a CDS encoding cytidine deaminase, with protein sequence MDLLISKASKLVGEFQLYNEWTMAAAVGCALETAGGNIYTGINIDLMCGVGFCAEHAAVAEMLKHRETHISKIVAVTSEGVVPPCGRCREMLLQVNRKNVATEVAVEKDTIVRLSDIMPYHWLNT encoded by the coding sequence ATGGATCTTCTGATTTCAAAAGCGAGCAAACTCGTCGGTGAATTTCAGCTCTACAATGAATGGACCATGGCCGCTGCGGTTGGGTGTGCCCTGGAAACGGCTGGTGGCAACATCTACACTGGCATAAACATCGACCTCATGTGCGGGGTGGGATTTTGCGCAGAGCACGCTGCAGTAGCTGAAATGCTCAAACATCGAGAAACACACATCAGCAAAATTGTAGCAGTAACCAGTGAGGGGGTAGTCCCGCCGTGTGGCCGCTGCCGGGAAATGCTGCTTCAGGTTAACCGTAAAAACGTGGCAACGGAGGTGGCTGTAGAAAAAGACACCATCGTTCGCCTCTCCGACATCATGCCCTATCACTGGCTTAACACCTAA